One segment of Burkholderia multivorans ATCC BAA-247 DNA contains the following:
- a CDS encoding bifunctional cobalt-precorrin-7 (C(5))-methyltransferase/cobalt-precorrin-6B (C(15))-methyltransferase, producing MTAWLTVVGIGDDGFAGLGRAARRALLDATLVVGAKRHLDMLPSRLPAAREAWPSPFDLSGVLARRGSPVCVLASGDPMLFGVGATLARRLSADEWRVLPAPSSLSLAAARLGWPLQDVGAVSLVGRPLATLARHLLPGRRLFVLSADGRTPAAVAAELVARGFGPTRISVFEHLGGPLERRIDGLAQDWNVEETAALNLVALECEAGPDAPRRALTPGLPDDAYRHDGQLTKRDMRALTLARLAPAPGELLWDVGAGSGSIGIEWMRAHPSCQAIAIESHAERQRFIEHNRDALGVPGLQLVAGRAPDALAGLAAPDAIFIGGGATTPGVLNACWAALKPGGRLVANAVTLQGDVALAGWRDAHGGTLTRVSIAHAEPLGRFDTWRQALPVTLYDVRKPDTAAAPCAAECR from the coding sequence ATGACGGCATGGCTGACGGTGGTGGGCATCGGCGACGACGGCTTCGCGGGGCTCGGCCGCGCCGCACGCCGCGCGCTGCTCGATGCGACGCTCGTCGTCGGCGCGAAGCGGCATCTCGACATGCTGCCCTCGCGACTGCCGGCCGCACGCGAAGCGTGGCCGTCGCCGTTCGACCTGTCTGGCGTGCTCGCGCGGCGCGGCTCGCCGGTCTGCGTGCTCGCGAGCGGCGACCCGATGCTGTTCGGCGTCGGGGCGACGCTGGCGCGCCGGCTCAGCGCCGACGAATGGCGCGTGCTGCCGGCGCCGTCGTCGCTGTCGCTCGCGGCCGCGCGACTCGGCTGGCCGCTGCAGGACGTCGGCGCCGTGTCGCTGGTCGGCCGTCCGCTCGCGACGCTCGCGCGCCATCTGCTGCCGGGTCGACGCCTGTTCGTGCTGAGCGCGGACGGCCGCACACCGGCCGCCGTCGCGGCCGAGCTCGTCGCGCGCGGCTTCGGCCCGACGCGCATCAGCGTGTTCGAACACCTCGGCGGGCCGCTCGAGCGGCGCATCGACGGTCTCGCGCAAGACTGGAACGTCGAAGAGACGGCCGCACTCAATCTCGTCGCGCTCGAGTGCGAAGCCGGCCCCGACGCACCGCGCCGCGCACTGACGCCCGGGCTGCCCGACGACGCGTATCGCCACGACGGCCAGCTGACGAAGCGCGACATGCGCGCGCTGACGCTCGCGCGCCTCGCGCCGGCGCCCGGCGAACTGCTGTGGGACGTCGGTGCGGGCAGCGGCTCGATCGGCATCGAATGGATGCGCGCGCATCCGTCGTGTCAGGCGATCGCGATCGAGTCGCATGCGGAGCGGCAGCGCTTCATCGAACACAACCGGGACGCGCTCGGCGTGCCGGGCCTGCAGCTCGTCGCCGGCCGCGCGCCCGACGCGCTGGCCGGACTGGCCGCGCCCGACGCGATCTTCATCGGCGGCGGCGCGACGACGCCCGGCGTGCTGAACGCATGCTGGGCCGCGCTGAAGCCGGGCGGCCGGCTCGTCGCGAACGCGGTCACGCTGCAGGGCGACGTCGCGCTCGCCGGATGGCGCGACGCGCACGGCGGCACGCTCACGCGCGTGTCGATCGCGCATGCGGAACCGCTCGGCCGCTTCGACACCTGGCGACAGGCGCTGCCCGTCACGCTGTACGACGTGCGCAAGCCCGACACGGCCGCCGCGCCGTGCGCCGCGGAGTGCCGCTGA
- a CDS encoding cobalt-precorrin-5B (C(1))-methyltransferase, whose protein sequence is MRDETPERSAPLRFGYTTGSCATATSLAAARLLLAGRADDAVEIVLPKGQRVVMRLEFCRATADGAEAGTIKDAGDDPDVTHGALIFARVALGGARGVRFHAGPGVGTVTRAGLALPIGEPAINPVPRRMMTTHLDALAAEQGYTGGFDVTIGVEGGEALALKTMNPRLGIVGGLSILGTTGIVRPFSCSAYIASIHQGIDVARANGVAHIAACTGNASEDAMRAHYGLPDIALIEMGDFAGAVLKHLRRAPVARLSMCGGFGKLSKLAAGHLDLHSRHSSIDLPLLAQWARDAGASDALQAAIRAANTSVEALALAGADGVPLGDIVCTHALRVARDIVPASVAVEMFAIDRQGRFVGSAR, encoded by the coding sequence ATGCGCGACGAGACGCCCGAACGGTCCGCGCCGCTGCGCTTCGGCTATACGACCGGCAGTTGCGCGACCGCGACGTCGCTCGCGGCGGCGCGCCTGCTGCTTGCGGGCCGCGCGGACGACGCGGTCGAAATCGTCTTGCCGAAAGGGCAGCGCGTGGTGATGCGCCTCGAATTCTGCCGCGCGACGGCCGACGGCGCGGAAGCCGGCACGATCAAGGACGCCGGCGACGATCCCGACGTCACGCACGGCGCGCTGATCTTCGCGCGCGTCGCGCTCGGCGGCGCACGCGGCGTGCGTTTTCATGCGGGGCCGGGCGTCGGCACGGTCACGCGCGCGGGCCTCGCGCTGCCGATCGGCGAACCGGCGATCAATCCGGTGCCGCGCCGGATGATGACGACGCATCTCGACGCGCTCGCGGCCGAACAGGGCTACACGGGCGGCTTCGACGTGACGATCGGCGTCGAAGGCGGCGAGGCGCTCGCGCTGAAGACGATGAATCCGCGTCTCGGAATCGTCGGCGGGTTGTCGATTCTCGGTACGACCGGCATCGTGCGGCCGTTCTCGTGTTCCGCGTACATCGCGTCGATCCATCAGGGTATCGACGTCGCGCGCGCCAACGGCGTCGCGCATATCGCCGCGTGCACCGGCAACGCGAGCGAGGACGCCATGCGCGCGCACTACGGGCTGCCCGACATCGCGCTGATCGAGATGGGCGATTTCGCCGGAGCGGTGCTCAAGCATCTGCGGCGCGCGCCCGTCGCGCGGCTCTCGATGTGCGGGGGCTTCGGCAAGCTGAGCAAGCTCGCGGCCGGCCATCTCGATCTGCATAGCCGCCATTCGAGCATCGACTTGCCGCTGCTCGCGCAGTGGGCGCGCGATGCAGGCGCGAGCGACGCGCTGCAGGCCGCGATCCGCGCGGCCAATACGAGCGTCGAAGCGCTGGCGCTCGCGGGCGCGGACGGCGTGCCGCTCGGCGATATCGTCTGTACGCATGCGCTGCGCGTCGCGCGCGACATCGTGCCCGCGTCGGTCGCCGTCGAAATGTTCGCGATCGACCGGCAGGGCCGTTTCGTCGGGAGCGCACGATGA
- a CDS encoding cobalt-precorrin-6A reductase, translated as MSARILLLGGTGDALTIARALGPQHVYSLAGLGKVPDDLRCAVRVGGFGGAAALAAYLRAERIGLVIDATHPYAARISANAAAAARDAGVPLWALRRAPWTPQPGDDWRMVDDWAGIEAAIAPFRRPLFTLGREPLAHLDAIPPHQFWLVRCLDPHPGNARAQVVAARGPFTLDGERALFALAGIDVVVSKNSGGSATEAKLEVARERRLPVVMLRRPTLPDADRTFESAAALLAALDPAARA; from the coding sequence ATGAGCGCGCGCATCCTGCTGCTCGGCGGCACCGGCGACGCACTGACGATCGCGCGCGCGCTCGGCCCGCAGCACGTGTACAGCCTCGCGGGGCTCGGCAAGGTGCCGGACGATCTGCGCTGTGCCGTACGCGTCGGCGGCTTCGGCGGTGCGGCGGCGCTCGCCGCCTATCTGCGCGCCGAGCGGATCGGTCTCGTGATCGATGCGACGCATCCGTATGCCGCGCGGATCAGCGCGAACGCGGCCGCCGCCGCGCGCGACGCCGGCGTGCCGCTGTGGGCACTGCGCCGCGCACCGTGGACGCCGCAACCCGGCGACGACTGGCGCATGGTCGACGACTGGGCCGGCATCGAGGCCGCGATCGCGCCGTTCCGCCGGCCGCTGTTCACGCTCGGTCGCGAACCGCTCGCGCATCTCGACGCGATCCCGCCGCACCAGTTCTGGCTCGTGCGCTGCCTCGATCCGCATCCGGGCAACGCGCGCGCACAGGTCGTCGCCGCGCGCGGGCCGTTCACGCTCGACGGCGAACGCGCGCTGTTCGCGCTCGCGGGGATCGATGTCGTCGTCAGCAAGAACAGCGGCGGCAGCGCGACCGAAGCGAAGCTCGAGGTCGCGCGCGAGCGCAGGCTGCCGGTCGTGATGCTGCGCCGACCGACACTGCCCGATGCCGATCGCACGTTCGAGTCGGCCGCCGCGCTGCTCGCTGCACTCGATCCCGCCGCGCGCGCGTGA
- the cobM gene encoding precorrin-4 C(11)-methyltransferase: protein MTVYFIGAGPGDPELITVKGQRLVRTCPVILYAGSLVPAAVLDGHRAEQVVNTAELDLDAIVALLADAHAKGQDVARVHSGDPSLYGAIGEQIRRLKALGIPYEIVPGVTATAACAATLGVELTLPGVAQTVILTRFAGKTTMPEGETLGSLAAHRATLAIHLGVRHLAKIVDEVLPHYGPDCPVAVVYRASWPDEERVVGTLADIVAKVRHTSIERTALILVGRVLDAQGFADSTLYASAG, encoded by the coding sequence ATGACGGTGTATTTCATCGGCGCGGGTCCCGGCGACCCGGAGCTGATCACGGTGAAGGGCCAGCGCCTCGTACGCACGTGCCCGGTGATTCTGTATGCGGGCTCGCTCGTGCCGGCGGCCGTGCTCGACGGCCATCGCGCGGAGCAGGTCGTCAATACCGCCGAGCTCGATCTCGACGCGATCGTCGCGCTGCTCGCCGACGCACATGCGAAAGGGCAGGACGTCGCGCGCGTGCATTCCGGCGATCCGTCGCTCTACGGCGCGATCGGCGAGCAGATCCGTCGGCTGAAGGCGCTCGGGATTCCGTACGAGATCGTGCCGGGCGTGACGGCCACGGCCGCATGCGCCGCGACGCTCGGCGTCGAGCTGACGCTGCCGGGCGTCGCGCAGACGGTGATCCTCACGCGCTTCGCCGGCAAGACGACGATGCCCGAAGGCGAGACGCTCGGTTCGCTCGCCGCGCATCGCGCGACGCTCGCGATCCATCTCGGCGTGCGTCATCTCGCAAAAATCGTCGACGAAGTGCTGCCGCATTACGGGCCCGACTGCCCGGTCGCGGTCGTGTATCGCGCGAGCTGGCCCGATGAGGAACGCGTCGTCGGCACGCTGGCCGATATCGTCGCCAAGGTGCGGCACACGTCGATCGAACGCACCGCGCTGATCCTGGTCGGACGCGTGCTCGACGCGCAGGGGTTTGCGGATTCGACGTTGTATGCCAGTGCGGGGTAA